The Streptomyces sp. Alt3 genome has a segment encoding these proteins:
- a CDS encoding ATP-binding protein: MRMTTHRTASPPRPGGDDGGAHVVGAATARCPLASHVFEMVMKPVDKHVAHARRTTATVLKQWSLPEASAEDARLVVSELVSNAIIHGSGDVRLRLRYDDHELRIRVTDDSTAPARRRRASAASLGGRGLHLVACLSLRWGVAGGGRTTYAVIPTLTEAPPCRRTTQSSTDLTC; the protein is encoded by the coding sequence ATGCGCATGACCACGCACCGGACAGCATCGCCACCCCGACCTGGGGGCGACGACGGTGGCGCCCACGTCGTCGGCGCCGCGACCGCTCGGTGTCCACTGGCCTCTCACGTCTTCGAGATGGTCATGAAGCCGGTGGATAAGCACGTCGCTCATGCACGACGAACCACGGCCACCGTCCTGAAGCAGTGGTCGTTGCCGGAGGCGTCGGCAGAAGACGCCCGGCTCGTCGTCTCGGAGTTGGTATCCAACGCGATCATCCACGGTTCCGGGGATGTCCGACTGCGACTGCGATACGACGACCACGAGCTTCGAATCCGAGTCACTGACGACAGCACCGCACCGGCGAGGCGACGACGTGCAAGTGCCGCCAGCCTCGGTGGTCGAGGGCTGCACCTCGTCGCCTGCCTGTCGCTTCGGTGGGGCGTCGCGGGCGGCGGCCGAACTACGTACGCGGTCATCCCCACTCTCACGGAGGCACCTCCATGTCGCCGCACGACGCAGTCAAGCACGGACCTGACGTGTTGA
- a CDS encoding helix-turn-helix domain-containing protein yields the protein MAVDPFAELLRHLRRNANRTQDEQAGAINAASGRATVTRREVNRYENGANVPTDHTLGNIALACGVPLEPLLREAKAARARRREKNKAEAEDLDDVKRRTLLGGAAIGAAAAAEPWGRLAYALSKGSKIDPESAGVLIDHAARLHVAELNESALSLQARVEAHLDAITAALPRAGAHERALTIAAGETAALAGWVAWDLGEHDKATSYYGVTSECAKKAGHPPLRALALGYASHGAPSPAKALEMLSQAAQDVRGRGNATAAAWALGRYAEEAAQSGDDAGALRALDQAKFAYDFADHTSEQAWVRFVTPYRMDSLALSVYGELKRQELSATADSAVERLGGGLPESGVVVLGDLASALLRGGDVERGAYVAHQFAVAAESKPNTMGRQRAQAIAAGLPDTEHDLASHLLTFASL from the coding sequence ATGGCAGTGGATCCATTTGCCGAGCTGCTCCGTCACCTGCGGCGTAACGCGAATCGGACGCAGGACGAGCAGGCCGGTGCGATCAACGCCGCTTCCGGCCGGGCAACGGTGACCCGCCGAGAGGTCAATCGGTACGAGAACGGTGCCAACGTTCCGACGGACCACACCCTGGGGAACATCGCTTTGGCCTGCGGCGTCCCGCTGGAGCCGCTGCTTCGCGAGGCGAAAGCCGCCCGCGCCAGGCGGCGCGAGAAGAACAAGGCCGAAGCGGAGGACCTGGACGACGTGAAACGCCGAACGCTGCTGGGAGGCGCGGCCATCGGTGCGGCTGCGGCTGCCGAGCCGTGGGGCCGGCTGGCCTACGCACTCAGCAAGGGTTCCAAGATCGACCCTGAGTCCGCGGGGGTGCTTATCGATCATGCGGCCCGCTTGCACGTGGCCGAGCTGAACGAGAGCGCGCTCAGCCTGCAGGCTCGGGTCGAGGCGCACTTGGACGCGATCACCGCAGCCCTACCCCGCGCCGGAGCCCACGAGCGAGCCCTGACCATCGCGGCGGGGGAGACCGCTGCTCTTGCTGGATGGGTTGCCTGGGACCTCGGCGAGCACGACAAGGCCACTTCCTACTACGGAGTGACCTCGGAGTGCGCGAAGAAGGCTGGACACCCCCCGCTACGCGCCCTCGCTCTGGGCTACGCGAGCCACGGTGCCCCCAGCCCTGCGAAGGCGCTGGAGATGCTTTCGCAGGCAGCTCAAGACGTACGCGGACGTGGCAATGCAACCGCCGCAGCGTGGGCCCTGGGCCGGTACGCGGAGGAGGCCGCTCAGTCAGGCGATGACGCTGGCGCCCTTCGTGCTCTCGACCAGGCCAAGTTCGCCTATGACTTCGCCGATCATACGAGCGAGCAGGCGTGGGTCCGCTTCGTGACGCCGTACCGGATGGACTCCTTGGCCCTCTCGGTCTACGGCGAACTCAAGCGTCAGGAACTTTCGGCCACCGCCGACTCCGCAGTCGAGCGCCTCGGCGGTGGACTACCCGAGTCCGGTGTGGTCGTCCTGGGTGACCTGGCGTCCGCCCTCCTGCGCGGCGGCGACGTAGAGCGCGGGGCCTACGTCGCGCACCAGTTCGCCGTGGCGGCGGAGTCGAAGCCCAACACCATGGGCCGGCAGCGGGCCCAGGCCATCGCTGCCGGGCTCCCCGACACTGAGCATGACCTGGCCAGCCACCTGCTGACGTTCGCGTCGCTGTGA
- the cutA gene encoding divalent-cation tolerance protein CutA, with amino-acid sequence MDHEIVIAQTTSDDEDLAKSLARGAVESKLAAGVHIDAPISAFYWWQGKVEAAQEWRISYMTSSDRLPALEAWLHERHPYDVPQWVTLPVTGGSEAYLSWVVDETRPR; translated from the coding sequence ATGGACCACGAGATCGTGATCGCGCAGACGACGAGTGACGACGAGGATCTGGCGAAGTCCCTCGCCAGAGGCGCTGTTGAGAGCAAGTTGGCGGCGGGCGTCCACATTGATGCGCCCATCAGCGCCTTCTACTGGTGGCAGGGGAAGGTCGAGGCGGCTCAGGAGTGGCGGATCTCCTACATGACGTCGTCGGATCGCCTCCCCGCGCTTGAGGCATGGCTGCACGAGAGGCACCCGTACGACGTCCCTCAGTGGGTCACGCTGCCTGTGACCGGAGGGTCGGAGGCGTACCTGTCCTGGGTCGTCGACGAGACGCGCCCACGGTAG
- a CDS encoding LLM class flavin-dependent oxidoreductase has product MDLSLFYFADDSNRQVAQRYELLLQGARFADTHGFTAVWTPERHFHRFGGNYPNPAVTGAAVAAVTERVAVRAGSVVAPLHNPDQIARDWWLINASSNGRAGVSLASGWNRGDFVLNPTRFEDRVRSTMEAVHALRKMRQDGDPGIPLWLSSGGSPETFAAAGRLGVGVLTHLASQSPAVLAQRIQEYRRAFRGSGSPGMGHVTLMLHAYVGQRKSEVEQEIRGPLEEYLMSAMNLMRPADGSRVDAQSQLRLARLAVQPAYEKYMHDCSLIGTVDHALSVAEEFSRIGVDEIACLIDFGLPVEAVLSGLKNLDVLLREMQGRTLC; this is encoded by the coding sequence GTGGATCTTAGTCTATTCTACTTCGCGGATGATTCGAACCGGCAAGTCGCACAACGTTACGAACTGTTGCTGCAAGGTGCACGGTTCGCCGACACTCATGGCTTCACTGCTGTGTGGACGCCCGAGCGTCACTTTCATCGCTTCGGTGGAAACTATCCGAATCCTGCTGTCACCGGGGCAGCCGTTGCGGCCGTCACGGAAAGGGTTGCGGTACGTGCTGGAAGCGTTGTCGCGCCGCTTCACAACCCCGATCAGATCGCCAGGGACTGGTGGCTGATCAACGCCTCCTCGAATGGGCGGGCCGGTGTGTCGCTTGCTTCAGGATGGAATCGTGGTGATTTTGTCCTGAACCCGACCAGATTTGAAGACCGCGTTCGGTCGACAATGGAGGCCGTGCATGCTCTGCGTAAAATGCGACAGGATGGCGACCCAGGAATTCCGCTCTGGCTTTCTTCCGGAGGCAGCCCTGAGACCTTTGCTGCAGCCGGCCGTCTCGGCGTCGGCGTGCTGACCCATCTGGCCTCCCAGTCCCCTGCGGTGTTGGCTCAACGGATCCAGGAGTACCGCAGAGCCTTTCGGGGCAGCGGAAGCCCGGGCATGGGACATGTCACGCTCATGCTCCACGCCTACGTGGGGCAGAGAAAATCCGAGGTTGAGCAGGAGATTCGCGGCCCGCTGGAGGAGTACCTCATGAGCGCGATGAACCTGATGCGGCCCGCTGATGGCTCCCGCGTGGATGCCCAGAGTCAACTTAGGCTCGCTCGCCTTGCGGTTCAGCCAGCGTATGAGAAGTACATGCACGATTGCAGTCTCATCGGCACGGTCGACCATGCCCTTTCCGTCGCCGAGGAGTTCAGCCGGATAGGCGTCGATGAAATCGCCTGCCTCATCGACTTCGGCCTTCCGGTGGAAGCCGTGTTGAGCGGTTTGAAGAATCTGGACGTCTTGCTTCGAGAAATGCAGGGAAGGACCTTGTGTTGA